Proteins co-encoded in one Arachis stenosperma cultivar V10309 chromosome 7, arast.V10309.gnm1.PFL2, whole genome shotgun sequence genomic window:
- the LOC130940237 gene encoding putative DNA glycosylase At3g47830, with protein sequence MDKKKILKRKQHQLQVEAELHRLPNQQPKSKSVRVSSKSATTATNPYSSHSGPTPQECLSLRDTLLALHGFPPEFAKYRKRQHVDDNHHHAATIPPETVLDGLVRTVLSQNTTESNSQKAFDSLKSSFPTWEHVLGADSKELENAIRCGGLAPTKASCIKNMLRCLLEKRGKLCLEYLRDLSIDEVKAELSLFKGIGPKTVACVLMFNLQLDDFPVDTHIFEIAKTIGWVPAAADRNKTYLHLNERIPNELKFDLNCLMYTHGKLCRKCTSKKGNKQREKCDDNNSCPLLNYCKEPV encoded by the exons ATGGATAAAAAGAAGATCCTCAAGAGGAAGCAGCATCAGCTGCAAGTGGAGGCGGAGCTCCACCGCCTCCCTAACCAGcaaccaaaatcaaaatcaGTTCGTGTTTCTTCTAAATCAGCCACCACCGCCACGAATCCATACTCTTCTCACAGTGGCCCCACTCCACAAGAATGCCTCTCCCTACGAGACACCCTCTTAGCCCTCCACGGTTTCCCTCCCGAATTCGCCAAGTACCGCAAGCGACAACACGTTGACGACAACCACCACCACGCCGCCACCATCCCGCCGGAAACCGTGCTCGACGGTTTGGTCCGAACAGTGCTCTCTCAGAACACCACCGAGTCCAATTCCCAAAAGGCGTTCGATTCCCTCAAATCATCCTTCCCCACCTGGGAACAT GTGCTTGGTGCGGATTCGAAGGAGTTGGAGAATGCGATTCGATGCGGGGGTTTGGCACCCACAAAGGCTTCGTGTATTAAGAACATGTTGCGTTGCTTGCTGGAGAAGAGAGGCAAGTTGTGCTTGGAGTATTTGCGAGACTTGTCCATTGATGAAGTTAAGGCTGAGCTCTCTCTTTTCAAGGGAATTGGTCCCAAAAct GTGGCTTGTGTGTTGATGTTCAATCTTCAGCTAGATGATTTTCCCGTTGACACTCAC ATTTTTGAGATAGCAAAAACAATTGGTTGGGTGCCAGCTGCTGCTGACAGAAACAAGACATATCTTCATCTAAACGAAAGGATCCCAAATGAACTTAAATTTGACCTGAATTGTCTCATGTATACACATGGGAAGCTTTGCCGTAAATGCACAAGTAAAAAGGGTAACAAGCAAAGAGAGAAATGTGATGATAATAACTCCTGTCCTTTATTGAATTATTGTAAAGAACCAGTTTGA